In Numida meleagris isolate 19003 breed g44 Domestic line chromosome 3, NumMel1.0, whole genome shotgun sequence, the following are encoded in one genomic region:
- the LOC110396398 gene encoding LOW QUALITY PROTEIN: uncharacterized protein LOC110396398 (The sequence of the model RefSeq protein was modified relative to this genomic sequence to represent the inferred CDS: substituted 1 base at 1 genomic stop codon), translated as MAPSGSAASNFENKQQSTHSSSHNFPPTAPTTLDEALPPYPRPTLYPALPNTGGRGGSCECVSDCATGNSLTKPPRGEDSGPSGGSVVGGVALPGAFETFTDWSKIKEGIEESGLPMGAYPVVVGQGGATWVPLDQKGTTRFIEAIEKKGLKSPFTTSALEALTAHGPLLPHDTTNLMRMALKPVQYTLWEQEWKAQCRQTVARVERDDRHPLRQGGGTNIQRLTGLAGGMATPQGQAALLQLGELLATTDAVIEAFRRFARDAEPPAPWTTIVQEPAESFQXFADCLIMAVEGSELPQAAHDPVIVDCLKQRSHEDIKIILRSAPEGIRTPGDIIKYVLDKQKGMPVTVESLAAVLQETVSFTVSKARPSAGDAWCRSVLPLWRTWTSQGSVPC; from the coding sequence ATGGCCCCATCCGGATCAGCTGCCAGCAATTTCGAGAACAAACAACAATCAACCCATTCTTCGTCGCATAACTTTCCTCCAACTGCACCAACAACCTTGGATGAGGCCCTGCCTCCATATCCACGTCCAACACTGTATCCTGCCTTACCGAACACAGGGGGGAGGGGTGGTTCTTGTGAATGTGTAAGCGACTGCGCAACAGGGAACAGTTTAACAAAGCCACCTCGGGGGGAGGATAGTGGACCGAGCGGAGGGAGTGTGGTCGGAGGAGTAGCTCTACCCGGTGCCTTTGAAACATTTACTGATTGGTCCAAGATCAAAGAGGGCATTGAGGAAAGCGGTCTGCCCATGGGAGCATATCCAGTCGTGGTGGGACAAGGGGGTGCCACTTGGGTGCCACTAGATCAAAAAGGCACCACCCGTTTTATAGAAGCAATAGAGAAGAAGGGATTGAAGTCGCCCTTTACTACATCCGCATTGGAAGCACTGACAGCACACGGCCCCCTCCTTCCACATGATACAACAAATCTCATGCGAATGGCACTCAAGCCAGTTCAGTATACATTGTGGGAACAAGAATGGAAGGCCCAATGCAGGCAAACGGTTGCCCGAGTGGAGAGGGACGATCGTCACCCTCTTCGTCAGGGAGGTGGCACGAATATACAGAGGCTTACAGGATTGGCGGGTGGGATGGCCACGCcccaaggtcaggctgctctgctgcagctgggggagtTATTGGCCACCACGGACGCTGTGATTGAAGCATTCAGGAGATTTGCACGGGATGCTGAGCCTCCAGCCCCGTGGACAACAATTGTGCAAGAGCCTGCGGAATCCTTCCAGTAGTTTGCAGACTGTCTGATCATGGCAGTGGAGGGATCAGAACTACCCCAAGCAGCCCATGATCCGGTCATCGTAGATTGCTTAAAGCAGAGATCCCATGAGGATATAAAAATTATCCTTCGCTCTGCTCCAGAGGGAATACGCACACCTGGCGATATTATTAAGTATGTGTTAGACAAACAAAAAGGGATGCCTGTCACAGTGGAAAGCCTTGCGGCTGTTTTGCAGGAAACTGTCAGTTTCACCGTCAGTAAAGCCCGCCCCTCCGCTGGGGACGCTTGGTGCAGGTCCGTGCTTCCACTGTGGCGAACATGGACATCTCAAGGCTCAGTGCCCTGCTAG